The segment AAAAAGCATTCAGATGCTTTGTATGTAATAGGAGGTACAGGTCCAGATGAGCAAAGGTTGAAAACCAAGGTGATGGCTCTAGGGTTGTCAAATCACGTTTTTTTTACAGGAAGAATAGCTGATGATCAGTTGAATGCGTACTACAACATGGCAGATGTCTTCGTGATGGTCTCACGGCAAGAAAAAGTAAATGTAGAGGGTTTTGGTATTGTGTTTTTGGAAGCCAACGCTTGTGAAAAACCAGTGATTGGATCCTACACTGGGGGTATTCCAGATGCTGTACTGGAAGGAGAAACGGGGTTTCTAGTAGGATCTGATGACACACAAACACTTTCAGAAAGAATAAATCAACTTATGAGCAATGAAGAGTTGAGCTTGTCCATGGGTAAGAAGGGTCGAGATAGAGTGTTGTCTCAATTCAATTGGGATACAGTAGCTAATAGACTGTATACTAGAATGAAAGAATTGATGGAGGAGTGAGTGCTGTAGTCTTAGCTCAGAGCCTGTTGGTATATTTCAACCTGCTTACTAAAGCAATTTTCCCAACTGAGGTTTTGACCATAGGCTCTTGCCTTGGCTTTCAATTCATCCTTGTTGGTCATGAGGGCATATTTCACAATTGCATTTGCTAAAACTTCGGGTGTCAATGAGTCAATGATCAGTCCTGCTTCAGATCTTTGTATGTGTTCCATGGCTGCACCGTCATTTGCGGCAATGAGTGGTAGCCCTGAGCTCAATGCTTCTACCAGTGACAAGCCAAAGGTTTCCCACGCACTGAGAGCAAAACCTAAATCTGCACAGGCAAAATATTTAGCCATCATTTCCTTCTCTTTGATGAAACCTATGAAATGAACGTGTGGATATTGCTTTGCTGCTTTTTCGACCGCAGGCTGGTAGGGGCCAGTTCCTGCCAATACCAATACAGGATCATGATCTAGCTGTGCACAGGCAAGTGGATAGGCTTCTAGCAATAGGTTGAGGCCTTTTTCATTGCTGAATCGGTGTGGAAAGAACAAGAAAAGTCTGTCAGATACACCTGCTTTCATTTCGTCGATCAAATTTTGATCCTTTTTGTTTGGATGAAAAAGAACCTCATTGACTCCCAGCGGGACAAAATGGACATTGTTGAGACCGTTTTTTTGCATGCGCTGGATGATTACTTCGCTAGAAGCGAGCACGCCAGCCATTTTGTTGTAATGCTTTCTGGCAAATGCCCATGCCTTGTTCTCTCCCTTTTGTGCCAGATCGAACGGCCAATTGGATAGAAATCTTTTGACGTAGGTCACCGGGAAATCTGCATGCCAAAACCCAAATACCTTGGCTTTGAGCTGTTCTTCTTCCACAATCTTGTTGACCATGGACGGCATGAAGTAAGGTGAACCCACCTCGATCACATCGGGATTGATGCGTTTGAGTATAGGGGCGAGTAAACTTCTCTTTCTTAAATACCTGTACTCCCAGTTGCCCATCACTTTGGGTACGCGGAGATGCTCGATGTAAGCATTCTCACCGATTTGCTCAGTATAGGTCTCCTCATCATGCATGACAAAGACGTACTTGATGTCTGGTCTGCCTTTGAAGTACTCCATTTTTTCGAGGTGGTAGCGTCTGACACCACCACCTGAAGGACTCCAAAAATTGTTGCAATCTACGAGACAGAACATAAGCGTTAGTTTTTGACTTCTGTCAATACTCCTTCGGCCATTTTGACCACTCTATCAGCATTTTCGAAGTACTTTTCATCGTGAGAAATTGCGACAATTGTTTTGCCTTTGGCTTTGAGCTGAGGTAGGATTCTGACATAAAAAATCTCTTTGAAATAGGGATCTTGGTTGGCTGCCCATTCATCAAAGATGTAAACCTCTTTGTCTTCCAAGATAGAAACCATCATGGCTAACCTCTTTTTTTGTCCATAAGACAGAGAAGTTGTCGAGATATGTTTGTCCAGAATTTTGACCTTATGATCAATCTCCAACTCTTTGAGCAAATTGCCAGCTTCACGGTCAATAACAGTGCTATCGATATGCATCAAATCATCAAATAGATAATAATCTGTGAATACCCCTGCAAAATGTTTGCGGTAGTTATCCATCTGTTTTTCATCAATTACTTGACCCTTAAATTTGATTTCACCTTTGATGGGTGAGTAGAGTCCAGTCAGCATTTTGATAAAAGTGGTTTTACCTGATCCATTGCCACCAATCACGTAAATGATGTCTTGGTGTTTGACATCTAGATTGATTGGTCCAATGGAGAATTTTTATCCTCGTTGTTGGTGTCGTACGAGAAATATACGTCTTTGAATGAAAACAATGGGTCTGAGTCTGAATTCCAACCACTTATATCCAAATCCTCTTCTATAAAGTCTGGTTCGATCACTAGATTTACACCTATGTCGTCAATTTTCTTCAATGAGACCTGTGTTCTTTTGATGTGCTTGAGGAATCCGCTGACAGTTGCCAGTGGCGCTACGGTAAAGAGCAGTACTAATAAATAATTCCCAAATTCATCTTTGTTCATCCATGAGATACTAGTCATATTGATAATGAACAGACCTATTCCCATGAGCAAGATCATTTCTACGATTCTGGATGAAACAGCATAGAGAACTTCTTCTTTGACTCTGTATTTATTTTCTTCTAGGCAATTGGGGCCAATACTGGTTTCTATGAAGTTTTCTCTGTGCTGTTTATTCAGTTTGAGTTCTTTCATTCCATAGACCACTCCTTCAAAATTCTTGTGAATTTTGTCCCAAACATCGCGTGCGGCCTCACTGTATTTTTTGAGGTAGGGTAGTGCCACATAGTTGATTAAAAATGCGATCCCAAACAGACCCATGCTCCCGAGTGTCATTTCCCACGAGAGATAGAACATATAAAAAATACAGCCTACAGCAGTTGCAAGACCAGTCACAACTGGAGGCAGTCGGTTCATACTGGCAGAGACAAAGTTGATGTCTGCTGTCAGTACAGGCAATATTTTGTCTAAGTTTCTTTCTGTCTTTTGGAAGGACGCATTGAGGATTTTGCTGGATAAATCGGTTCGGAGTTTATAAATCATTCTTTGGGTGAGAACAGAAATAAAGTAGGAAGACAGTACTCCTGTGATACCGAAAAGCACAACAGCTCCCATGAATTTGGGAGTGAAATAAGGGTCTGTTTCGATCCCGACTTCAGCAAACTGATGAACCATTTTGATCACGTAAGTAGAACTTACCCCAGAGACCACACTTACCACTAAGGCGTAAAAGAACATTGCAGGAGAAGTACTGCGTAGGAGTGCTAAGAATTTCATTTAGGAGTGTAGTTTTTTGGGGAAGATACTTGTACACACGAGGTGAAGAAATATTTTAACTGATAGATTGATGTATATCATTTATTCGAGCTTTCATAGTAGGAATTCCCACATTAATTTATGACAAAGTTTTATGATTAATATCTCACCACAATTAAAGGTGTGTTTTTTACCATATCCTGAAAAAACATATCTTTAGAGTGATACAGAAGACCTCCAGAAGTCTAACTTTGAGCGACAAAACTAATTCAATTCGCAAATTGCAAGTATGAGAATCGCATATTTTATTCATGGTAGAGGTAGAGGTCACTCATCTAGGGCTTTGACTTTGCTGCCTAGGTTGCGAGCAGAAGGGTGCGAATGTATGGTGTATGCAGGAGATACTGCATATGAAGTTTTGAAGGGTTTTGACTCAGTGAAAAGAATCAAATCTATTGTGCCAGGTAGCTCATTTTTTTTATTTGTCTATCGAATCTGGCAGGATTACAGGGTTTTGAAACAACAGAGACCACATTTGTTGATTTCTGATGGTGACGCTCCTTGCACTTATGCTGCCAAATTTTTGGGAATCAAGGTGCTATCAATAGGGCATGCACTAATCTTCCCTTATTGCGAAAACCCAATTGAGTTGCCCAAGGTTGGATTGCGAAAGGAGAATTTTAAAGTACGAGTGGCTACTCTATGTTCGCATTATAAGGTTGCCGTACATTTTACGAATATTCAACCTAAGAATGAAAATACCTTTGTTGTTCGTCCTGATATATTTTTTGATTCCACAGCGATTTCTGATCAAGGATATCTTTTATCCTATTTCAGAGATGGCAATGGACAGGAGTTGATTGTTGAGTTAATTAACCGTGGATTGAAAATCAAAAATTTCGGTAATCCTATTGATTTGCACGGAGTTGAAAATTTTGCACCTGATAACCTTGCGTTTCGTAAGTGCCTGATGGGAGCAACGGGTGTGGTTGGGTCTGCAGGTTCCAATTTGATATTTGAGTCCATAGCGATGAACAAACCGTTGTTGCTCCAGTACCGAGAGGATGATTTTGAACAAGCAGCTAATGTGAAATACGTGGAGCACGAAGGGTTGGGTTTAGGTCTGATTTCCAATAGATTGAGTACAGATCGCGTGCAGGACTATTTGTTGCTTTTGAATAAATCAAAAAAAAGTACAAATTCTTTAGGGGTGATTCCTGCTTTGAGTGACATAGTAGTAAGAATCTTGAAAGAAGAATTCAATTCTCAAGGTTTTGAAAAAATGGTTTGATATTTGTCAATCCTTTTATAATGTGTTACCATATAGAAGTGCCATGCAGAATATTAGAAAAAAGGTAGTGCTATTTGCCGACGTGTTGGAAGAAGACTTTGATGGTGTGAGTGTCACTTTGAATAAGATAATTGCCAATTTTCCTAAAGATAGATTTGACCTTTTAATAGTTACACCACATCCTCCAAAGGACGTAAGTAGTATCGATTTTAAAATATTGATATGTCCCTACGTTGGACTACCTTTTCAAGAAGGATATAGATTGGGATTGCCTAATAGAATGAAGGGGTTGAGAGCTGAGTTGGATCAGTTTAAGCCAGATGTCCTTCACTTCACCTCTCCATCACTCCTAGGACGGTATGCTATCAAATATGCAAGACGTAATAGTTTGCCTGTGATGACGATCTATCACACACATTATCCTACTTATTTCAAGTATTATTTGGGGAAAGTGGGAGATTTTCTTTTTGGTGGATTGTTTAATCAGGGTATGGCATGGTATTATAAAAATGCCGATTTGACCTTGGTACCGACCGAGCCAGTTCGTAAGGATTTAGAAAAGCTGGGCATCAAAAGAGATACTATGGCTATTTGGGGGCGAGCCATTCACGCCAATCGATTTAACCCTCATTTTCGCAAGGAAGACTTTTTTAAGGGAAGAATTCCTGAAGGGAACAAGACTGTACTGTTTGTGAGTCGGTTAATCAAAGAAAAGAATGTGTCTGTCCTAGCAGATATGTATGAATTGTTTGAAAGAAAGAACAAGAAGATTACAATGGTCATAACTGGTGATGGTCCCGAAAAGGAATGGCTTGAGGAAAAAATGCCTAGCGCGCTTTTTACAGGCAAGTTGAGAGGTGAAGAATTATCAAGGACTTACGCTTCTGCTGATCTGTTTTTCTTTCCGTCTGATTCAGAGACATTTGGCAATGTAGTGTTAGAAGCAATGGCATCTGGTACTCCTGTAGTAGCTGCTGATGCGGGTGGCCCATCGGATATTGTAATAAATGGTGAAACTGGGTATTTGTCTGCTCCTGGTTCATTAAGAGGTTTTTACAAACGCATATTGACCATTTTGGGAGATGATTATTTAAGAACACGCATGGGTAAAAAGGCTTTTGAATATGCAAATACCAAGACAATAGATAATTTGCATGCTGAGCTATGGCAACACTATGAGCGCGTTATCAAAGGGTATCAATTGCGACAACAAAGAAAAGATGAGCCAATTGCTGAGGCAGCATTTAGTTATAAAGAACTTTAAACAAAAAACTCTCCATAGAAATGGAGAGTTTTTTGTTTAAAGTTCAATCAATATTGTTCATGTTATTTCGTTCTTTCATCAAGCAGATTTCCTGTGGTGTCGTAGTTGAGGATTTGGTAAAAAAAGGAATATCTTCGTTTACATTATCATAAGTTTTGGAAATCAAATCTCATCACAAGATGTATTTGACCATTGTATTAATTGTTGCTTTATGAAGATTTTGGGTCGATTCAGTGCGTGTATAATAGCCCTTCTTTTTGGTTCTTGTCATGTCAATGACCTGAATTTTGATAAAATAAAACCCATAGAGCTATCTCCCCAAATAGCAGTTAAGATTGGGAGCAAATCCTATACAATCAAGGAAATCTTAGAGGATTTGGAAGATCAGAAATTGGAAATTCACGAGGATGGAGACTTGTTAGTAACTATGGTCTATCGAGAGCAGTCAGTTTTCAACAAGAGTGGTGAGATAATTAATGTTAATACCATTTCCAATCATGCAGTGTTTTCACTTCCTACAGATGTACCTGCTCTCCCTACATCACAAATCATTCCGTTTAGTACAGTATTGGACTTTGATTTCATAGCAGAAAATGGAGAAACGATAGATTCTGTATTCTATGCAGGAGGATATCTCGAATATCAGATGTATTCTACTTTTCCAGCAGGTCTTGATTATAGTTGGACAGTTGTGGGATTCAGGAAAATGGATACCAATATGGATTTGGTTCAATCCCAATCCATTCCCTATTCTGGTGAGCAGATAGAGGATTTCTTCTTGACCGAACTCAATGAATACAAGTCAGTTTTGCGACTAGAAGGTGATTTAAATAAATTGGATGTAAGCGTTTCAGGAGACTTGTTGCTGGCAGCTGGAGAGGAGTTGACTACTAATCAAAGTCTGAACTTTGACATGGTTATTGGAAACCCTGATTTTAGTAGTTTGTTTGGGTACTTTGGGGATGATCATGTAGAGATTGAAGTGATAGAGTTTTCGTTGGATGCCCTGTCTAGTATAGACAGCGATGGCTTTTTTTTTGCTGAACCAAGATTTAGTCTAGAAGTCGAAAACTCCTACGGGATAGAATTTTCTCTTGATATGTCTAAAACAAGAGCCATTTTATCAGATAGTTCAGTGGTTGAATTGCAAGAAACATCAAGTGTTCAGAAATTAGTGGCAGCCCCTCGAATAGCAGGAGGTGTTGAAACAACCCTCATTCAACTCAATGCGAGCAATAGCAATGTAGCTGATATTTTTAGTGCCATTCCTAGTAAAATAATCTTGCCTATTCGTGCAGAAGCAAACCCATCTATTTCATCTTTGACAAGTAATTTTCTTACAGATTCTAGTTATATCAATGTCAATGCAATAATTGAACTCCCTTTGGTACTAAGGATGAATGAATTTGTGACAGATTTTGACCTAGATTTCAGTGAAAATTTAGATTTGGATTTTGCGGATTCCATTATTTTGATTGCCAATATAGATAATCAAATGCCGTTTGAAGGCGACATCTCATTGGAATTACTGAACAGCAAAGGTGAGTTGCTCTCTCAGATACCAGGTACACTCCACTTTGGAGCACCTCCTGTAGGGAATGATGGACGAACTAAAGGTATTGATAGTACTGAGTCTAAACTTATTTTGGGATACGACGCACTTGAAAAAATGAAATTGGCCTCTAAGTTGAGAGCAAAAACCAAGTTTTCGACTTATGACAAGGAATCCAATCGCAATGTGAAGTTGTTCTCGGATTACGTGTTGGATATTCAAATATCAGCCATCGCAGCAATCACAGTAGAGCTATGAAAAAAATAAGTATCGTACTCTTGCTGTTGGGCATTGGCTGTATGACAGGGTTTTCACAAAAGGACTTGTCTTTTTATCATCTTTATTCTGTCACCCCACAATCACAATCCTTTAACCCCGCTTTTGTTCCCGATGCGCGGGTATCTCTGTCTTTGCCTGCTATATCTGGTATTTATATCAATGCAAACACAGGTCTATCATACAATGACATTTTTTCCAAAGTCCCCATGTCTGATTCTATCCGTGTAGACACAGACAAAGTGATGAAGAATCTTAGTGACAAGGATAAGATCAATGCTAGTGGTAGCATTACTCTCTTTCAATTGGGAGTGAAGATTGGAAACTCACACTCTTTTAGTCTCTATGCGAATGAGCGCTTTAGAACCATGACCAATTATCCAACCAAGCTCATGAAATATATCGTGGATGGAAATGCAAACTACATCAATGTGCCAGTGGAGGAGAGCAATTTTTTTAGTGATGCTGTTCATTACAGAGAGTATGGAGTAGGCTATGCTTATAGGTTTAAAGTCCCAGCTGTACAGTCTATCACCGTGGGATCGAGACTGAAGTATTTGATGGGTTTTTTTAGTCTGGAAACGAGTAAAAAGGGAGATATATTGATGAATACTAATCTGGATAAGTCCATCGTGGTACAACTGAATGATCCAAGAGTTAGGTCTGCTGGTTTTGATAGTGAGAGCTTAGGCACCTATTTAGTAGACAATAACAATACAGGATTTGGATTTGATTTTGGGGTGGATGTTCAGGTAGATGATAAACTATCCGTGTCTTTCGCAGTAAATGACATTGGCGCTATTAGTTGGAAAGAAGAGGTAAAGAATTATAACCTGAAAGGAAGAGAGATACTTATTGAAGGGGGAGATTTGACAGATTTGGATAATGCTATTGAAGTCATCAAAGACTCTTTGGAGGCTTTTGTGGAACATGAAACAGATGTCAAATCTTATCAGACCAGGTTAACGACTCGCTACATAGGATCTGCTCGCTACCAAGTGACCAAGAAGGGATTTACGACTGCAACGATTATGCTGAGTCAGGATTATAGGGAATTGCATCCAAGTTTGGGGTTGGGCTATACGCACCAGTTTGGTAAAATACTGAACCTGTCATCGAGTCTTTCATACCATGAGGAGCGAGGGGTTGGCGTAGGAGCTGGGATGGCTGCCAGATTTGGCATAGTTC is part of the Reichenbachiella agarivorans genome and harbors:
- a CDS encoding ABC transporter transmembrane domain-containing protein, with the translated sequence MKFLALLRSTSPAMFFYALVVSVVSGVSSTYVIKMVHQFAEVGIETDPYFTPKFMGAVVLFGITGVLSSYFISVLTQRMIYKLRTDLSSKILNASFQKTERNLDKILPVLTADINFVSASMNRLPPVVTGLATAVGCIFYMFYLSWEMTLGSMGLFGIAFLINYVALPYLKKYSEAARDVWDKIHKNFEGVVYGMKELKLNKQHRENFIETSIGPNCLEENKYRVKEEVLYAVSSRIVEMILLMGIGLFIINMTSISWMNKDEFGNYLLVLLFTVAPLATVSGFLKHIKRTQVSLKKIDDIGVNLVIEPDFIEEDLDISGWNSDSDPLFSFKDVYFSYDTNNEDKNSPLDQSI
- a CDS encoding glycosyltransferase family protein, which translates into the protein MRIAYFIHGRGRGHSSRALTLLPRLRAEGCECMVYAGDTAYEVLKGFDSVKRIKSIVPGSSFFLFVYRIWQDYRVLKQQRPHLLISDGDAPCTYAAKFLGIKVLSIGHALIFPYCENPIELPKVGLRKENFKVRVATLCSHYKVAVHFTNIQPKNENTFVVRPDIFFDSTAISDQGYLLSYFRDGNGQELIVELINRGLKIKNFGNPIDLHGVENFAPDNLAFRKCLMGATGVVGSAGSNLIFESIAMNKPLLLQYREDDFEQAANVKYVEHEGLGLGLISNRLSTDRVQDYLLLLNKSKKSTNSLGVIPALSDIVVRILKEEFNSQGFEKMV
- a CDS encoding DUF5723 family protein is translated as MKKISIVLLLLGIGCMTGFSQKDLSFYHLYSVTPQSQSFNPAFVPDARVSLSLPAISGIYINANTGLSYNDIFSKVPMSDSIRVDTDKVMKNLSDKDKINASGSITLFQLGVKIGNSHSFSLYANERFRTMTNYPTKLMKYIVDGNANYINVPVEESNFFSDAVHYREYGVGYAYRFKVPAVQSITVGSRLKYLMGFFSLETSKKGDILMNTNLDKSIVVQLNDPRVRSAGFDSESLGTYLVDNNNTGFGFDFGVDVQVDDKLSVSFAVNDIGAISWKEEVKNYNLKGREILIEGGDLTDLDNAIEVIKDSLEAFVEHETDVKSYQTRLTTRYIGSARYQVTKKGFTTATIMLSQDYRELHPSLGLGYTHQFGKILNLSSSLSYHEERGVGVGAGMAARFGIVQLYTSFDNLLGLVDVRNTDDFQARFGINFMFGRGDVAPKEPKAPKEKKVKLSPFPDEYNIEL
- a CDS encoding ATP-binding cassette domain-containing protein; the encoded protein is MIGGNGSGKTTFIKMLTGLYSPIKGEIKFKGQVIDEKQMDNYRKHFAGVFTDYYLFDDLMHIDSTVIDREAGNLLKELEIDHKVKILDKHISTTSLSYGQKKRLAMMVSILEDKEVYIFDEWAANQDPYFKEIFYVRILPQLKAKGKTIVAISHDEKYFENADRVVKMAEGVLTEVKN
- a CDS encoding glycosyltransferase; its protein translation is MFCLVDCNNFWSPSGGGVRRYHLEKMEYFKGRPDIKYVFVMHDEETYTEQIGENAYIEHLRVPKVMGNWEYRYLRKRSLLAPILKRINPDVIEVGSPYFMPSMVNKIVEEEQLKAKVFGFWHADFPVTYVKRFLSNWPFDLAQKGENKAWAFARKHYNKMAGVLASSEVIIQRMQKNGLNNVHFVPLGVNEVLFHPNKKDQNLIDEMKAGVSDRLFLFFPHRFSNEKGLNLLLEAYPLACAQLDHDPVLVLAGTGPYQPAVEKAAKQYPHVHFIGFIKEKEMMAKYFACADLGFALSAWETFGLSLVEALSSGLPLIAANDGAAMEHIQRSEAGLIIDSLTPEVLANAIVKYALMTNKDELKAKARAYGQNLSWENCFSKQVEIYQQALS
- a CDS encoding glycosyltransferase family 4 protein — protein: MQNIRKKVVLFADVLEEDFDGVSVTLNKIIANFPKDRFDLLIVTPHPPKDVSSIDFKILICPYVGLPFQEGYRLGLPNRMKGLRAELDQFKPDVLHFTSPSLLGRYAIKYARRNSLPVMTIYHTHYPTYFKYYLGKVGDFLFGGLFNQGMAWYYKNADLTLVPTEPVRKDLEKLGIKRDTMAIWGRAIHANRFNPHFRKEDFFKGRIPEGNKTVLFVSRLIKEKNVSVLADMYELFERKNKKITMVITGDGPEKEWLEEKMPSALFTGKLRGEELSRTYASADLFFFPSDSETFGNVVLEAMASGTPVVAADAGGPSDIVINGETGYLSAPGSLRGFYKRILTILGDDYLRTRMGKKAFEYANTKTIDNLHAELWQHYERVIKGYQLRQQRKDEPIAEAAFSYKEL